The Polypterus senegalus isolate Bchr_013 chromosome 10, ASM1683550v1, whole genome shotgun sequence genomic interval GAACACGTGTATGGCTGCATGTCTTATTGCCGTAAACTGTGGTCTGTCTTAAGGAGAGCTGAAAATTACTTGTTCGAGTCTGCAATgcgtatatattatttaaatggacGGAATTGTGGATGTGATCAACATTGCGTGTGCTTTCCATCTAGCATTCTCCAGAGTTGCAGGCATGGCTGAAGCAGACCGTCCCGGGAAGCTTTTCATCGGCGGCCTGAACACGGAAACAAACGAGAAGGCCCTTGAACAATATTTCAGCAAATATGGAAGGGTTGTTGAAGGTAAGACATTTTGTTCGTGTTGTACCCAATAACCCCCACCACGCCTTCTGAAACCTCGGATCCTCTGCGTATGTTGCAAGAGTCGGTGTGCCCGTTTGTTAGTCCTTTTGTTGTAAAATGAAGATGGTGTGTCTGCTAATATTCTCCCCACTGGTGACAATGATGAAATCCTGGCATTGAGTTTTAAAGGTGATATTGCCTTTTGTCCTCTAAGAAGTTCTGAGTCTGCCATAATTATTGTGgggatattttttatatttttaatatttgagttaagacatttttttttcccctcccccTTCACGGGATAGTGCTCTTGATGAAAGACCGAGAAACCAACAAATCAAGAGGATTTGCATTTGTGACTTTTGAGAGTCCTGCTGATGCAAAAGATGCAGCCAGAGAAATGAACGGGAAGGTAAGTAGTATTTCTGCTGGCTGTTACTAATGTACAGGAACACGTttacacaggttttttttttttcctttttcaagtcTTTGGATGGGAAACCTATTAAGGTGGAGCAAGCAACCAAACCATCGTTTGAATCTGGGCGTCGTGGCCCTCCAATGCAGGCAAGAAGTAGAGGACCACCAAGAGGGCTGAGGGGTAGCAGAGGAGGGCCAAGTGGAATGAGAGGGCCACCAACTAGAGGTAGATCATTAgcatttgttctgtttcttttttgattcTAGGCCAGGAATTTAATAGCTTAAAGCCAGCCAATCTGACTAGATGGTGTATTTTATTCTACTGTTTTGTTAGCCTAGCTGtgtgggttttatttttaaatattcacattttcatacacacatcCATGTGTGACATGGTAACACCAAACATTTAATATCCAAGTGTATGATGGTGGTTCCTCTAGAACATTTAGGCCAGGGTATTTGTTGCTGTTGGGGTAGGAGGTTTCCATTTAAACTTTTTGGTTAATTTTTGACTTGAAGCTTGTCACCTTTCTTTAAAAGCTTCATGGAGAGAATTGCAACCTATAATTGAATGCAGTGCTTGAACATTTTCACCTTTATCATACTTTCCTAATGCTCATTTTGGTAATCTGAGAAAGCAAAGTCAGTGTCTGAAAAGTCTCAAGAGGGGGACCAAAGATAACCACTAGAAAATTTGTTGCAACACAGTTGGAGTAGTGGGGTAAAACAAAACTTTAACGCTATGTAAGGGCTGTCTGGGTTTTTACGGATAAAAACTGTCAAATGTCAAGGCTGCTTCTGGAAGTGATTTGCAAAgacagatgtacagtataaactACTGAAGGATTCTATGGAATATTTGAAGTAACACAGTGCTGTAACTTACGGCAAGGTTTAGTTTCGACAGTTGTCCAATAGTCTAATACAAAGAAGGCATTAAACCCTAACCCTCAGTATAGGTCTCCTGCACACCTAGACCCCCAAGACCTAATCATCACTTTGTTAGAAATCAAGTGTTGTCCACCCAAAAATCCTGTGAAAATTGCAGTCACTTGGTTCCTTGCAGGAGAGACCTGCACTATATAACCAGATAACTTGCCCAATGGCAAGTTCCAGATAAGGTGCAAGTTGGCACATTACTATACAGAAGCTAACGGTAACTGGTTGGGTGCAGGCATATGGACCACAATATCCATTTTACTTCCCTTTTTTATGAAGAATGAATGTTTCTGGAAGTTATAGATTTGTCTAAAGGGgttttgcataatttttttttaacccatgtTAATACGTCTGCTGAACAGTTGTCGTAACATACATTGTACTATACTGTATGAAATATTTGAGATTTGTGCTGGTTTTTGTCCAGAAACTAGTTGTTTAATATGGTAGATGTAAACTTAatgtgtatactttttattaaggaTTATCCTCTAGAGGCCCACCTCCCATGAAAAGAGGACCACCTGTTCGCAATGGGGGGCCTCCACCAAAAAGATCTGCACCTTCAGGCCCTATGGGAAGAAGTAAGTTGTGTTTTTGGAGGGCCTGGTTTGGGTGTGGAGTGGTATGGTAATGGTACTCATGTAGTCTGTCTTCTTACTATAAAGACCCCATGTCCCGTGAGAGAGATCCATATGGACCACCTCGCAGAGATGCTGTGATGTCTAGGAGAGACGATTATCCTTCCCCTCGAGATGACCACTATAGTAGTAAAGACAGGTACTTCACCAGAGCCCTCTATTTGCTGTAGAGTACTTGATGTCATGGGTGGAGTTAAACTGTGCCACATGTCTTATAGTTATTCAAGTCGAGACTACATCAGCTCAAGAGAAGGACGAGATTATGCACCTCCTCCAAGAGACTATACCTATAGAGAATATCCGCACTCCAGTTCCAGAGATGACTATGGATCAGTGTCCCGTGGATATAGGTATGTACCCCCACCATGCCACCATCCTAGCCATAACGCACTGTGTTGGTTTtacaatctttatttttatatatatataatatatatatatatatataaaatattctttcTCTTCTTATTCCCCCAGTGACCGTGATGGATATAACAGTGGCAGAGAACCACGGGGTTATGTAGAACGCCCTAGTGCTGGTTCTTACAGAGATCCATATGACAGCTATGGTAAGAAATCAGTTTTTCTATACAATTGtgttaataattttgtttgggaTTGGGGGTGCAGGAATTTTTTGGTTCTTCACCAGTTTGAGACCTTGTCAAGTGACATTTCAAAGGcaacccaaagcacaaaacattgTGTTCTTCTGGAGGCACAGTACCACAAGAACAGATGGAAACTGTCGGGAGTCTTTCCAAGCAGAGGCAAAGCAAAAAAAGGAGATGGGTAACACGCCCAGAGCTTGAGTATAAAGAGCTGAGAACCATTTAAAAGTGCAGTAAGCATACTGGCTTTTTTTAATCCTGGATACAGTGCAAAGTCCAGTCAAGTTTCTTAAATGGATAAAACCTGGGATTACTTTTTATACAGTAGGGTTCTGAGTACACAAGTTTTCTTGAAAATAACCCAATAGTTAAGAGGTGAATTCACGGAGTGAAAGGTATAAAATTTTGCTGATCACTCTTAAATGCTTGTGAAACTACAGTATTTACTAGGTTCAGTGGTTCcatttaaacttgttttttgaCATGGTTTGTTGCCAACGAGTAGAAACTTTTCAACAAAGTACTTTTTCTGTATGCTTAACCCATCGGGGAAGAATGGAGTGAAGACTTGTTTATTGATGTGTTGGTTTTCTGTTCTAGACTGCACTGAATTTACTAAAATCTGCTTGTAAGGGAGCAGCTAAATATAATGGAGGCCAAAGTTTGCTAATCAGAATTAAGTGAAAATGACTCCATTCCCCAGGCATGGGCCTGCTATTGCAAGAAGTATCTAGTGTAAATGAAAAGCGGTGTACCAGACTTGCAAATGTGGAATACTGTTTAGTTTCTAGAGGTTTGCTTGCCTAGTATGAAAGCGGCCTCCTTGGTAACTGTTGGCAATATTGCAGTTCATTCAGAATAGGAGGCTATGTGGTACTAGTGGTAAAGCGTGTTGTGTGGGGTGTTTTTTATAAATCGAAACCGCCTTTTGTTGAAGTATTACACTGAAGAAATGTTAGTAATGGTTTTTACATGTGCATGGTCATTCTAATAGGCTTCAGTGCAGTCAGAGGTAATTCTCTTGAGTGTACAAACTTGGAGTTGAGGTAAGGTTTGGCATTTCAATGTAAAAGGAATTCTGCACACTTGAATTGGCTTCAATGCACAGTTCATTgtccaatgcatttttttttattttttttcctttggtcatTTTGGTACGTAGAGAAGCCTGTTCTTGATACCTGTGCTATCGCAAGGAATACCTCACAAGTGTTGGTTTATCAGAGGAAACTTTTGGCTTGAGTACTTTAACACCCTACTGTATTAAATGTAAATTGGGCAAAGGGTGGTGGGAGACTTCATGGATTTAAACTTCAGCAATATCAAGTCCTCTTTAGGTGATGTTTGACTGAGCTAGCCAATGTCAACCAAATACCAACAGCAAATATAGATTAAAACAATGTTTGACTGATTATAAACTTGCCAATTACCTGACCCATTGACCCTGCAGGTAACTCGCGCAGCGCCCCTCCCTCGCGGGGGCCCCCACCATCCTACGGTGGAAGTGGCGGAAGCAGTCGCTATGATGATTATGGCAGCAGTTCCCGGGATGGATATGGAAGTCGTGACAGTTACCCCAGCAGCAGAAGTGATCCTTACCCACCCAGCCGTGGTGAACGTATTGGCAGACAAGAGAGGGGGCCTGCACCCCCAGTAGAGAGAGGCTACCCTCCTCGGGATTCTTACAGCAGCTCCAGTCGTGGTGCCCCTAGGGGTGGTGGTAGAGGTGGAAGTCGTTCCGATAGGGGTATTGGCAGAAGCCGATATTAATTGGACCAACCCCAGCACAGACCCCTCCCTTCCTGTAAAAAGTTGCatattccatttttgttttttgtttttaaagccggTGGAGACTGAACTTTTCAAAAGACTGGGCAAACAAGGCTTGACTTTATTGAGCCATTTTTCCCCTCCATGCCTGTTATTTTTTGAAAGTAatgtttatagattttttttcatgttagtgCTGCAGTGAACTTTAAACAGTGGTTAAGTGTGCTTGTTCAGAACACAAATAGATCATTTGTACACTCTTGCTGTTTAATTTGCAAGTTCCAGTTTTCATTTATCAATAAAGTTTTTAACAACCTTAGTCTTGAAGACCTTAAGCTTAAAAACCTTTTGTACTTTACCTTctcagcttttttaaaaaaaaaaaatttttacagcCCAAATCAATTTttctgaacttaaaaaaaaaaaaaaaaaaaaaaactagacagTCTGGCTTGAGCCATTTAAAATTCAGTTGCAGATGTCTGTAATCTACGTTATCAAATTCCTGTTGGAGCTAAACTTTGTTAAAAGCATATGATGCTGTTCCAAGTTCTTTACATGGGTGTGTAGTGTCTCTCTGCTCAAAGGATCCTCTTCAAGTGCAAAGCATGAATAAACTTTGGTATACAGCGCCTAGACTCAGAACCAGACCACCAAAACTCAAGTGGCACATTTCGACAATCGACAGATAAAAACAAGTTGCCTGTGACAAACTGCGGATGGTAAGCAAAGCAAAATTTCTTTTCGTGTAAATGAAATGTGAATACAGTTACGTGAATAGCCTTCTGCACAGTGGTTGATACAGCAAAAAGCACTGTACAGCGACAGTGTTAATGGCAAAAAAAAGCAGACCTGAAGCTTTCACCATATCGAAAAGCAATGCTGCAGAGCCTTCtacttttcgtttttttttttccccccaaatgaTTTGTTTTCCTAGATATTCAggtaattttaaaactttgtgcaGAATCCAACACTAGACGGATTTCTCACTTAATGAAGGCTGTTCATAACACATTCTTATATGTGAAAGTCGATGCCCCTTAATTTTCCCCCTACTCCTAAAAAGGAATTGTAAATCTTGACAATATTGAAGGATATTGCAATGAGTCCTGCTGTCCTAGGAGTGCAGTATTGTTTGCTGCAACAGGAAGCCTATAACAGGAGAGAGAAAGCTACAGGAAAATGCCATTtttcagaaaatcaaaaatacaaaaacagttcAAATGGAACATGTCTAAGGTGCAATAACTTTGGAGCCAGTCTGGAACCAAGTCTTAAGTGTTTCCTTAAGTAACTATTATGCATCATTCTGAAGCAAGACTCCCTGGAATATGGCAACTGAGCACTGGGAATGTGGAGACTAGTACTTTTTCTTTGTGGTAACTATATGCTCATTTCTTACCTGTGTAACGATACCTTTTTAGTGATGTGCATTTTTCCCCCATTTTAGGGTGAAGACTAAGCAGCAAAATCTGGCTATCAGTATGAGATGCTTGGCACATGTGGACCTTTGTTCATGGAAGGAAATGTGGTAAACGGACTCgagtgtgtatttttgttttgtttttttttttttctcttggtgATCTTTTAGTTTGGTGGTCGTTTTAAAGTCTACCTGCTGTATAACTGACTTCTTGGTGGTATTGGCTTTCTTTACACTTTCCTGACTGCATATTCTGCTGCAATTTGACACTTCTGATCTGATAAATTACCTAACCTGTTGattactgaattttttttttttttttgtagcgtTAAATTGAGCTACAGATTTGTTTTGTTGGGCTGTGTAGCACCTTTTTAGAGTTATAAATTTCAGATGGGGGGGGGGAGGAGGGAGATCCACCTGCTTATTAAATATGCAACTCAAGTAGACTCATCCCTTTGAACTTGGGAGGTCTGATCTCTGGTCAGTTGCTTGCATAATGTAGTATATACCCAAAAGGCTTGTGTGATAGGAGGGCTATCTCACCCTAAACTTGCTGGCCTGAAAAATTCCCTAAGCATGTCTGTTATGCAGTGCTGTTAAAACTAGTACTCTAAATCTTGCAGTCTACTGCCATAGAAACCTCAGAAGGCTGCTACACCTCTAGACCTCCGTGTAGTCATTCTACTTGAGCAAATTTCCCTTCTTTAAGCttcaggtattgtactttatcaTTGGATCAACTCCAATAGAGGCTTAGAgtgcaaagaaaaatgcaatcCAATGGGGAGACGCAGGGCAGTTGGTTGCAAGATGGAGAAAATGTACATTGCTTCTACCCCTAAACTAATGTGTAGTATTCAAAGGTGCAGTTAGTGTTTGGGGAAAGTTTTTAAGTGATAGTGGCTTGTTCTATATCTTAACATTGTGGCTTATCTTGCAACTGTAAGGATTGGATATAAATGTTCATCTCTCAACATACAGTGGTGCAACAGTTGATTTTATAAGTTGGCTCTTTTCTGGAACAAGCATACCAAAGCTGAATGGGTTTTCCCTACATTTGTCATTGCTATGTCCAAAATAGACTGCTGTGCATACTACTCCTACAgtgtgaattttgttttttctctttgtagATTACCCTGGATGCAGAGAGGGGTTGAAGGATGACCtgatttcattccatttttatCACAAATTCGTTTCCCAACTTTGGGTTATCAAGTCTAAGGCTctgttctttaataaaaaaactgaatttttgcTTGTTATAAAGTGCATTGAAATAAACCACTTAAACCTCTGTCTTGAGtcgtattttattttttttgtaaatatccaTTGTGGGATAACGCTATATGGCATTGCATCTGCACTTTGTCACTTATGCCTAAATGGTTGAGTGTGGTACGTTTTTGTTAGTGAGGAGCACTATTCTCCAAAAAGGCTTGATGCACAAACTTTTACTTAATTGTGGTGACGTGAAAGAAGGGAAAGGTGCTTACTGAGCTTAGAAGGCTTCCTACGACCAAGACTTCAACAAACCTTTGAGAACGTGCCTCAACTTCTCTCCTACAGAGACTGCTGTGCATTCCCATCGACCAGTTGCATTGTAAATGGTACCATGCTTGGACCGATGGTGTAATTGTATAATGGGTCTGGTTTGAGAAGGTCTTTTAATAAATATCCCACATAGGAATTTATTGGCAATTGTCTAGCATACTTGGAATGGTAAAGGCGACCTCCTGGTTCGTACATTCCTCGTTTTTATGGGCTGGCAGGGTTTATTGCTAGAAGTCCAATGCATTTATCCGTCAAATATAGGTGTATGTAATCGTACATAATCCTGCCCGCAATACTCCGGGTCTGTTGACTACGCAGAGATATTTGTTCAACTCCAGGGGTACAAGAAAGCGAAATTCTATTAACGTTTGACGTTTTAAGTCGGTAGTGTTGGATTATTCTGCTGCAATGCAATTTGCTGACTGCATGGGATCACttgttttaacagcaaaaaagcagAAGTGTCGATAGTATCACGGATGTGGGTTACAGCTTGAGTCGGCGCAACGTCTTTAAGGGCGAGTCTCACTTTCTAAAGCGATGAACCTGGAGGAGCAGACGGTAACCTGGCTGATATCTCTAGGTGTGTTGGATTCGCCTAAAAAGAATATCGCAGACCCAGAGGAGTTCCTGAAATTCTCTCTGAAAGATGGGGTGGTGCTTTGCAAACTCGTGGAGCGGTTGCATCTGGGCTGTCTGCACAAGGTAAGCTGGAAATGTGTGAGCTTTGTTGTGATTAACGTAGCATTGtctacagaaatatttctaaaggtAAAGACGACCTGGTAAGGGGGAATCGGGGCGGGGCCGTGTGTTATTGGCAAAGGAGGACAAGCGTGAAAACGTGATCGTGATGCTTTAGAATCTTTGTGAAAATGAGCATACTAGAGATCATTAAGTAATATTGCATCCGTTTTTAACgtgcaatatttatttaaaaaaacatcggACCACATGTATCTCTGTTAAAAAACGTTTAACTGTGGGTTTGCAGTTTCTATTTACACTTCCTGTAGTTTACTTAAACTTTTTCCGTATGCGGGGCCACATGAACGATCAACAAAACTCGGCATAGGCAGAAAAAAAAGCTCGAATGGTGGGTGGTGCGGTGCTCGTGGTATCAAATAAAAGGATTACTTGTAATTTTGGTACAGTTTACCCCATTGCTAGATTACCCTTTTGTGTCTCTAGCTTTAGCACACAAGACTTCAAGCTGCAAAGCCCACGAGTTGGAGCACGCAAGAAGCTAACTGACGGAACAACGCGGGCATGTCCGCAGTTGCAAATTCATGGCCCTTAAGGAACAAAGCGGAGTAGTTCGACTTTAAAGATTGTGAAGTATTAAATGACGTATTCAAATTAAATGTAAGGTGACCAGCCCATAGGCTGTACTGAAACATTCCTGGCCATGCGTAACAGGCAATGTAGTTGTCTAAGATGCATTTGTAAAATGACAAAAGCATGAAGAATTCCTTTGATTAGTTTGCTTATTAACGCATGTCACGAGGAGGAATGCATTGCTATTAAaattattctccactgcactcGGTAAACCAAACAAAAACATTACCAACCTGATCGtttaattacatatataaaaatgactcggtagaataaagaataaaatgcgCGTTATAGGCTCGCATCATTCAAGACATCTCGGTAGAGGAATATCATTTTAGGACAGTATTTGAAAAGAATCAGCCATTAATTAATAGCAAGAGCTGCATGCTATCTGAGATAAGCGTACATTAccctaaatcagaaaaaaaaaatccatatgctGAACTTTTAAGCGAGTAAAGCAATGGTAacgtttttaaatttactttttcataCTTCACTTTTAATTGGGGTAACTGCAAAATGaatgtagaaagttgtaaacaaCTTTGAATCGTGACGTTGCAGGAAATATAAAAAGAACTGGTTATCCTTAAAGAAGACTGATTAAAGCTCTTTGTGTTATTTTGAGTTTTGACACAATGTCCTCACATATATTCTGACCTATAATGGATGCACTGTAGCAGTAACGCTTAAATGGGGCGGCGCCCCCGTAGCACAAATTGGACGAAATCACGAGTTAAACGTACTTCAAAATTATGGTTTAAATGCCCTACGTTGATTTTGCCAACCATTTTAATATTCACGTAATTTCGATCAGCTTCAACCAGATCAAAGTTAAAACCACAGAAAAAAGGCACGTGGTCATGAGTCGAACTGCGCTTGAGGAATAAACGGATGCAGAGTTAGTTAACGTTGTACGTCCACGTTTGAATATAGTAAATGGTAGATTGTGGTTTTCCTGCAagtattgttctgtttttttaaggCTGTTGCTTTGCATCACTAGCACACGCTGAAGTATAATACTGTGTGTACTGACATAAAGTTTAGGGATCAGTTTTCGGGACTGACTTGTATCGTCTTGACACAAATGCTTGTACTTCTGTTTTATTGAAGATGTAATTAAGAGTTTTTGATGTATGTCGCCATGGGTAGAGCCGTCTGGCCCctgtacagaaaaaataaaaagaatcgccTGTATTTCAACCCGTTAGGCTTGAGAATTAAGAAGAAGTTTACAATGTGAAAGTAGAATACGTGAAAATCATCAAATGACCCTTGTGGCCCTCAAGAACAACAACAGTATTACCAGTTTGCAAAAATAACGAAGAGAAAACTATATGCAGGGAACCAAGGGGCTCGGTAATCTACAGGGAAGTGTATAACTCTCGACAACGAAAATTATGCTCCCAGAATACCTTTGGAGATATTTTACTGATTAtggcctgctgatcacaaaaaaaattaaacactttaaTTTATCCTATGTCAGTCGCCAGTTTTTGTGATTTCCTCGCACATTCTAAGTAAATATCTATACTATACTACTATCTATAAGTAGTGGCACTGTTACTCAGAATGCAGGTCGGATAtcagtactgttgtttcatttgtgaatgtGACAGCTGTGCATTT includes:
- the rbmx gene encoding RNA-binding motif protein, X chromosome isoform X1, producing MAEADRPGKLFIGGLNTETNEKALEQYFSKYGRVVEVLLMKDRETNKSRGFAFVTFESPADAKDAAREMNGKSLDGKPIKVEQATKPSFESGRRGPPMQARSRGPPRGLRGSRGGPSGMRGPPTRGLSSRGPPPMKRGPPVRNGGPPPKRSAPSGPMGRNPMSRERDPYGPPRRDAVMSRRDDYPSPRDDHYSSKDSYSSRDYISSREGRDYAPPPRDYTYREYPHSSSRDDYGSVSRGYSDRDGYNSGREPRGYVERPSAGSYRDPYDSYGNSRSAPPSRGPPPSYGGSGGSSRYDDYGSSSRDGYGSRDSYPSSRSDPYPPSRGERIGRQERGPAPPVERGYPPRDSYSSSSRGAPRGGGRGGSRSDRGIGRSRY
- the rbmx gene encoding RNA-binding motif protein, X chromosome isoform X2: MAEADRPGKLFIGGLNTETNEKALEQYFSKYGRVVEVLLMKDRETNKSRGFAFVTFESPADAKDAAREMNGKSLDGKPIKVEQATKPSFESGRRGPPMQARSRGPPRGLRGSRGGPSGMRGPPTRGLSSRGPPPMKRGPPVRNGGPPPKRSAPSGPMGRNPMSRERDPYGPPRRDAVMSRRDDYPSPRDDHYSSKDSYSSRDYISSREGRDYAPPPRDYTYREYPHSSSRDDYGSVSRGYSDRDGYNSGREPRGYVERPSAGSYRDPYDSYG